A region of the Psychrilyobacter piezotolerans genome:
TGAAAATGTAGAGGTAGTAGGGGTTGTTGGGAATTTTGATGACTGCCAGACTGCCGTAAAAAATATATTTTTAGATGAAGAATTAAATCTATCCTTGGATAAATTTAAACTTTCTTCTGCTAATTCAATTAATCTTGGGAGACTCCTCCCCCAGATAATCTATTATTTTAAAGCCTATCTTCAATTGTTGAGAGACAATGAAATTACTTTGGGAGAAACGATAGATTTTTCCGTGCCCACTGGAAACTTCGGGGATATATTGGCCGGATATTATGCCAAACAAATGGGCCTTCCTGTGGGGAAATTGATCTGTGCCTCCAATAAAAACAATGTATTATATGATTTTTTAAAAACAGGGATCTATAATAAACAGAGGGATTTTTTCAAAACTATGAGCCCGTCCATGGATATTTTAGTCTCTTCCAATTTAGAAAGACTTATATATCATATTTTAGAAGATGGTAAAGTTTTAAACAGACTCTACAATGAATTTGAAGAAACAGGAATATTAGAGTTAGATACAGCATCTCTAAAAAAGATCCAGGAAACTATAGCTGCGGACTATAGTACCGAAGATGAGTGCTTAGAAACTATCTATGATACATTTGATAAAAATAATTATATGATAGATCCCCATACTGCAGTTGCCATGAATGGAGGTTTAAAAAATAAATCACGTAAAACAGTTGTTCTTTCCACTGCCAATATCTATAAATTTTCTTCCAGCATTTTAAAAGCATTTGATTTAGAAAAAAATAATGAATTTGAAAATATTGAGGCCCTGGAAAAACTATCTAAAGAAGATGTTCCGTTAAATATAAAAAAATTAAAATCTCTCAAGATATTGCATACTAAAGTAGTTGAGAAAGACAAACTGGGAGATGTTTTGAGAAGTTTATAAGATTGTTGACATAATTAAAAAAAATTGTTATAATCCTAACTAAAAATAAAATCGGACGAAGGTATGGGGAGAGAGCTTAGAATATAAGCCACCGAAGAAGTAAAACTTTCAGGTATTCTGCAAAGCAGATAAGGACCCTTACTGGACGAGCCTCTGGAGAGACCCAAAATAACGGGCACCGAAGGAGCAAAACCGGTCTATGGACTGGACAAATCTCTCAGGTAAAAAGGACAGAGGAAGGAAAACATATGCATATATGCATGTGTTTTATTTGCCTTCTAAAAAATTCTTATGGATTATTTCCTACTTCAGAGGTTATGACTGCAGACTGCAGTCATAACCTCTTTTATTTTTGCTTTAAAAAATTTATTATGAATCACAGGAGGAAAAATGGAGAAAAAAAGTTTTGCAAGTGATAATTACAGCGGAGTACACCCAAAAATAATGGAGGCGCTTATAGAGTGCAATGTAGGTCACGCAAAAGCATACGGAGAGGATAGATACACAAAAAAAGCCATAGAGAAATTTAAACAGATATTTGGTCAGGAGATCTATGTTGATTTTTTATATAACGGTACCGGAGCCAACACGGTGGCTTTAGATGCCATGACTGAATCATTTCAGTCTGTAATCTGTCCGGAGCAGGCACATATAAACACATACGAAGTAGGAGCCCCTACAAAATTTACCGGATGTCCCATGATAGGAATAAAGGCTTCTGATACAGGAGGTAAGCTGAAAGTTGAAAGGGTAAGGGACTACCTAAAAATTTCCACGGGGAGTATGCATCATTCCCAGCCGAGAGTCATCTCTATAACCCAGCCCACAGAGGTAGGGAGTGTCTATACACTGAAAGAAATAGAAGAAATAGCAGACTTTGCCCATGAAAACGGGCTCCTCCTCCACA
Encoded here:
- the thrC gene encoding threonine synthase, which translates into the protein MKYISTRGNHENCTASQAIEKGICSDRGLFVPKKFPHVSLEEIEKMKEMNYKEVALNILKRYLTDYSEEELKECIGVYDETFSHPEKTPVVKLKDGVYVLELWHGPTLAFKDMALQIMPRLFTQARKKNNAEKESLILVATSGDTGKAALEGFKDLKGVRVVVFYPAHGVSDVQRLQMLTSEGENVEVVGVVGNFDDCQTAVKNIFLDEELNLSLDKFKLSSANSINLGRLLPQIIYYFKAYLQLLRDNEITLGETIDFSVPTGNFGDILAGYYAKQMGLPVGKLICASNKNNVLYDFLKTGIYNKQRDFFKTMSPSMDILVSSNLERLIYHILEDGKVLNRLYNEFEETGILELDTASLKKIQETIAADYSTEDECLETIYDTFDKNNYMIDPHTAVAMNGGLKNKSRKTVVLSTANIYKFSSSILKAFDLEKNNEFENIEALEKLSKEDVPLNIKKLKSLKILHTKVVEKDKLGDVLRSL